The sequence AGATGACGTCATTCGTCACAAGCTTGCTCATGATCCTGATTGTTGGAAGGCCTTTCTGGTTGCTGTTGTTAGTAATGGTTACACATTTGTCTCTTTCTTTAGAAAAGTGCAAATTGCTATTCATTGTGTTGACGTCATATGCCAAAGAAATTAAATGTCTTCTATAGTGTTGTCACAATGAGACAGAAAAGATGTCTGCTTATTATTTAGTGGAGGGTTTTATTCTCTCTCCACACAGAGGACATGCATTGCATCTGAATACAGAGAGATCCTCTACCCTTTACTTGGCTTGATTATGAACCTTTCAACCGTCACCTCCCCTGTTATCCAGGTAAGTTCTCAGGTTCTCTGACTTTTTTCCTGACAACTTGAGGAACAACATTCTTACTACAAAATTCattaatagtaataaaataagATTGATAGATTAGACTAtatcaaaaaaagagaaaagaataaaagccAATGGGAAAGGAAGCAGAAAGAGCAATTATTTGTTGTGACACCTATTTAAAGGTGAATTGAATGTGAAAATTGGATTATCCACTTTTCCATCTGTGGCTGTTTGAAGGAGCTTTCTGTTTCACTCTGCGACTCCTGTGTGGATCTCCTGAGGCATAACGACGAGGGAATCATAACTGTGAGTAAAGCTTATGCTCCAGCACTCTGAAGACTTTAACCTTAACAAAGAATATAGAttgatcaggcataacattatgaccatgGACGTGTGAAGTGTACAGCACTCATTATTTCTTCATCATGGCTCCTTTTAGTGAGTGGGATATTGAGTGGGATATATCAGCTATTATTGTCAAGGTTGATGTTTTAGAAGCTGGAAAAATGGGTAAGCGTAAGGATTTGAGTGAGTTTGACAAAAGCCAAGTTGTGGCTTGACGACTGTATCACAGCATCTCTAAAAATATCGATCAAAAGGTCTAACTAAGGATCACTGGTGAACAGGTGACAGAGTCAAGCATGGCTAAGGCTCAATAATGCATGTGGGGAGCAAAGGCTAGCCCATGGGGTTCAGCTCAACAGACAAGCTACTGTTACTGAACAAGTTaatgctggttctgatagaaaggtgtcagaatacaCAGCGCATCACATTTTGTTGCAGCAGACCAGTAAGGGGGCCCATGCTGACTCATGCCCATCGCCAAAGCTCTGACATTGGGCTTGTGAGCATCAGAACGGGACCTCGGAGCAGTGGAAGAAGGTGACCTGGTCTGATGcatcatgttttttcttttacatcacgTGGTAGATGGCTGGGTGCACTTACCTTGGGAACACCCAGCACCAGGATGCACTATGGGAAAAAAGCAAGCACTGTGATACTTTGGACAATATTCTGCTGGGAGACCTTGGGTCCAGCCATCCATGCGGGTGTTATGTTGTCATGCACCAcctttattattactattattgtgTTGCTATTTTGtacattatatattatatatattagctTTGCTGAGAGGATCTGTAATGAGCATGTATGTTCCAATTATACGTTGGAAACGACAGTTAACATTTGCTTTAAAGCATTAGAAAGTTGTCTTTATGGTAAAATATTAAGTAATAATTTCTTCAAAACAcccttcaaagtttttaaagatGCATTATTCACATTATTGccagtagaatagaatagaattagaattcaactttatcgtcattgcacatgcacaggtacagggcaacgaaatgcagtttgcatccatccagaagtgctttagtgatatagatatattacaacatatattagcaataatatagatatagtAGTGGCTTTAGACCAAGCTGACTGCAGCCTGAAACCCAGTCTGGTCCTAATTTGTTGTTAAGAATAACCTTCTTTGTGTCggcaaacaaagagaaaagaaggaaaaaaatttttcatcacttttgttctattttgtCTACTGCACACCCACATATTGTGTAGTTTGTATCTTCAAAATATTAAACTGTGCTTTCAAAATCCTGGATAATACAGTGCAATTTAGACATTTTAACCTGCAATGAGTTTCCAGTTTGTAATAgccttatttttattattttctgaaaacaccctttttcttcaaatgttttttttctgctagtTTTCCTTGCCCCATAGCAGTTTTTTGATAATCTGCTATCCAAAttctctgctttgtttttcaagCCTCTACTTTTTTCAGTCttgtattatttcattttctaatGCCAGAATTCTTCATTGTTCTCCAGAGAGCCACAGGTGTGCTAAGCACTGTCCTACCCCAGTCCTCACAAGCCGTTCAGCATGTTATCCAAAGGGAAATGGTCAAAACCATGTGCAGGCTCCTGAAGGTGGTAACTGTGAACACTAATCTACTGCTCAAATGTCACCATAGTTATCTGCTTCTTCTTGTTGAAAGATGTCATTGTATAACACATATTCATTTCATAGTAGCGCATGCAACTACTTGGCCTGAATTCGTTGCTTATTTGTGAGCTTGGTTATTTGTCTTGTGCATTCATGTTTTGTATCATGTATCATCAAAGcaacacaaaatgcaacaaagcCAGAGACCCAAATTTtctctatatatacatatttgcCGTAATTCCACTAAAAGACagtttttcttcatatttcacGTGACCTCTGACTGTCACCATAAATTTAATGTTTATCCACATTCTTTCTGCTGGTTTTAATgtcattgttatttttgtgcttgCCTACCCAGGGAGCCGGGCAGACTGCCACTAAGTATGCCATTAAGACTTTGACAGTGTGCACTGCTGCCAGTCACTTGGCACGGGagaagctggtgaactctgatAAAAGTGAGGAATGATTGACGTGTTGGTTTTAACAAGCTCCTTCATTAGTCCATGAATATAATTTGAGTGCTGACCTAATATTCAAataaagtgtgtgcatgtgtgtgttgattCACATATGAGGACAGTAAATACTACAtccactgatttttaaaaaaattctttaggtgtatttaaatatatttaatatacatCCTAATTGCCTTTCATTTACTATTTCACACAGAATTGTCTATAATACGTCGTTTGCTGAGCTCCAGCTGTGACGAGATGGTCTCAGGAAATGCAGCCCTGTGCTTGGCCCACTGCCTTGATTTGGAGGGAGTTGCCAGTGACCTGCTGGGCACTGATAttgtgctgttgctgctgcagcaCGCTGCAGGAGATGCTAAGAggacagctgtgcagcaaaatgCAGCAATAGCTCTTGGGAAGTTGTGTCGATGTGAACCCAGGTACCCTCTCACCCTAATCGATAAAGCCACGTAAACAATAGAACCAAGTCGCTCACCACGTATTGCTTTGAAGCTGATGCCATGTTGCTCCCGGACATTACACGCTTCCTAGGTggcattttaatatatttactaGCAGGTCTTATGTCAACCAGCCATATTCACTCTTATTGATAGTCACGTATATCAAAGTTTATTAGTAATAGTTTAGTCAATATAGTTTATAAATGACCTAACTTTTAACCCCGTTAAAttggttttcatggatgcctggatgttaaacgtaattgttacacctggtagagcagtaaccctgatcattttattacagatgaaaggatttagacagtttttaactgtcAGTGTTGCCGCACTGATCGTGTGACagcggagtttgggcccaggcacggctaatgacgtcagacttaaagaccggattaagactcgactgtacgctgtgttcgtgttttcctgcaaaacaataagttccattggagcagcccttcaacgcctctctctgtctctcgctagcaaagttgacccagacaacaaagtgaagccagttttcggctacgagcccgacactgAACCCGATgcattagccagaggtccctttactatggttCAGAGctgcggacctgttttatatacccgtggaatagttttctatatgagattgctgcaaaaagtgcagccttacctaatgtccaccctactgttactcatttatattaagatttaaaaatctagttggtattggtatggtgagtagccttcagtaatagtaataaatcacacagcaatagtacattcatgtagttgtaaaaaacatgataatatattaagtaatccaacgTTTTCAGAGTAACATTGAGTAACGTTACAGAAttcgttacaaaatacattttggggcatgtattctgtaatctgtagtgaaTATGTTTTAAgggtaaccttcccaacactgagcaTTGATAGTAGAGGTAAGAGATATAGCCTAAATATTATATCACAATATTTCAAGAAATTCATGAAAAGTATATTTTTGatgatacagaaaaaaataatggctCCGTTACTGATGCTTGCAGCTTGCAGGCAGTAGCATTTATTTCAGTGTAAGTAAATAAATCCTTCTTTTCCTGCTGTAATGATGAGGCACAGCCTAATTTGAAGTGCAAATCTACTGAAACAAGAACCCAGCAACAGCAACATTATAGTGTAATAGTAGTGTCACAGCATTATATCCAGCGGCACAGCAAAAGTTAAACGTAAGCAAAAAAGTAGCCTACGTAGTGTTTTCACTGAAAATTTCGGTAAAAATATAACATGGCTATTTAACagttcagtttaaaaataactaaaatgacTTAACTTTATAACTTTTTGGAAGCCTGTGATaacactgaaaaatattttctactttggattttttttttcatctttgaaTGACCTTTAAACCAGCAGCTTAAAGCACTACTTTTGCAAAGAAATCATAAAATTTAGCTATCAATTATTTAATGAGTTTAACGAGCTCTTTTTTGGAGTAGCATTATTTGAGGATTTTATAAATATTTGGGagaaattaatgtttttttaacagtctgtaaaataaatgagaagaaaGCCCTTCTAAGGATCTGGAACATGTTAGGTTAAATATTGTTTCTCTGACTCTCACTGAAGAGTGAAATTTGAGTATGAACATCCATCTACTCATAAATCCACGaggatataaataaaaagtgatCACGTTCTTAGCTAAGCAGTGATGTGTCGCTGTGGGCCATCATCCACTATAGAACCTCTGCGATTATGCAAGTACAACTGGAATAGTACACTTTATAATAGGAGTCGGCAGCGACAACGCGTCTCTTTATTCCTAGAAAGACTAAAATATTCCTCCAGGCTGAAGCACTTGCGTGTGACTGTGTTGAGGATGTGTTAGTCTTCAGTTCCTGAGCTCACACGAGTGTAGTTATAATTGAATGCCAACCAGCTGAATATATTACTGCTACTTTCTTTTgcaaaaaatcccccaaaactttttcttcttttccagacaCATGAGCAAACTTCGAGAACTACACGGCCTTGAGATTCTGCACTCGTGTGTAAAGCTCATCTCATGAACCCCTGACCACACATTTTATAATATCCTTCCTTGACCCCAGTCTTGTTTTCTCCTGTATTCTGTGTTAGGCGTTGATACTTGCTTACCTTTGGGTAAAAGTGaaagtaaatgaaaatgaagacgTGCCAGTCCTGGTTGTTTATTAGTCTTCCTATTTATTAAATTTCATTTAAGATTATATTGATTTGCTATGACAGAAAACCAAGTCTGACTAGAGattcattaaatattttctgtatttcattTGGATTTGAGTCTCCTCCGTTCTCCTTGTATTTAAACACTGAACAGTGTTTAAATACACTGTTCAGTGTATTAGAACAGTGTATTTAAACACTGAACAGCTACAATATTCTGTGCTTATTTTTCATGGAGGTATTTCATGTATGAATCACCACATAAGTGCACCCAGTTATACCTTGTTTATCTGTAACTTATATGATTTGAATGCCATTGTTTTataacatcaaatatctgcttctTGTACAGTTGAATAAGCTGTATTGTATTGTTGTATTTTCAAGGATTGATATTGACCAGACAAGGCAACATTAACATGGTGATGGTATTTCTATTGGGAAATTGATTAGAAAAGTGaaatattaacatgtttatACTTCTTGAAACCTTTAGATACAGTttctgggttgttgtttttttacattaacatgtagcattttcagtACAACTAATTGTATTGTTGCCCTATAGTCAGAGTTTCTGATACATATTGTTTAAAATTCCTTATTGAATTCGTTCATCTTCTAACCCATGGCCATGTAGTTGTGACTGTAAAGAGGGAGGATTACTGTGAAATCGAATCCACGTATAAATGAACTTCAGAGGACAAAAGCTCCCTGCATGGGATGGCACCATCTGCTAGTAACTGCAAACAGCTGATACCTTCTGCTCAGGTGGATTAAACAGTAATAAGAGCATTTAATCAGCGGGACTGATAAATCGCAAACAAGAcagaacagaaatgaaaatgctTCACTGTTTTATACTAGGACTCTTTCTGCTTCCAGGTATGTACTCACAGTTGTGTTTATTTTCTCAGTAAAGTAACTTAACTTAATGGTGAGCCCTGTATACTGcagattaatcaattaattggccaatttaataaattatttctaTGTTAGAtagaatatgtttgttttttgcagcttGCAGCTATATATAAACTGCATACAGTACACATATATGAGCTGTAAAGTTGTAATACTTAAAATACAATATACtgcttaaaatgtaaaaaatattaaagcaacattaaaaaatacagaaatgattatttatttgttcatcagaagaaaataccaaaataaaaacaacaaagagtaGTCTGCAGAGTAGAGTAAAGATGccgaaaataataaaataaaatagcagctctttgaataaattaaaagaattttcctcacatatatatttaattgtgtgtcATGCCTGGTAGATGGATAGATACATAAATGATATTCTGGctcttacattttaattttaaagtaattacctAAATCAGAGGAATACATTCATAAGTTAAGGCGTATTACATTCATAAGACTACTTTGTTTAGCTTTATGATAATGTTTTAATATAATCAATATTAATTGATTTATCTTTCACATCCATTCTATGTGTGACCTGTATGTGTTACCCTGTATTTAAATATATGATGTTATggtataggttttttttttttttttgctgtttcctcAGTTTGCCGTAGAGTAATAACTCACAATATTAATGTGCAAAGATTAATTCAGTTTGTAAACTGGCTGACATCAATGCTGCAATTATCAGTGTAAACATCAACCTCAGACATTTTCTATCTTATGCATACATGTACTATAGCAGCAAGGCTCTTTTTCTAACACTATTTTAAACTTCTTAAAATCACCAGCAAGGACAAGTTATATGAGGGCAAGACAACCTCTCCAATAACTAAAACAGTGATgctgatttaaaatgttttaacctCACTCAGTCACTCGGTCTTATTTTGAATACCAGGTGTTTGTACTAATGTGATTTTAAGACTTCAATAGTACTAAACAGtagcacatttattttatttatttattcatttttgtgctatttttcaTGCTAGGTTTAAGAAACAGAGCCTCTAGGGAGGACATTTGAGTgacatgttttgcttttgtcttcGTAGTCAGGGCAGAAAAAGAAGATTTCCAAGGTTACTTCACAGAGCAAACAAAAGGCACAACTGTCACAAAAGATCTGcttctgaaaaatgaaaacacaactggTCATGGCACAGAAGCAATGCCTACAAAGAAGACACATCAACATACCGCAATGGCATTGACTGCCAAGTTTCCAGAGGCGGTCTTGCTTGACACCAGACTGACAAAACCTTATAAGAAAAGTCTAATAACAAAGGCGTCAGCTTTAATTTCCCTACCAAGCTCAAAGCATTTTGTCTCCAGAAATGGGAATAGCTCTCTCATATTAAAGAGAGAGCCGTCGGCTATGAGGATTGACACTGAATCAGAAAAACTATTGATCTCTAATTATGAAAAGATCTCATCATCTTCTGCACAATCTGCAATAGAATTAATGATGAATGACACCTCTGACCCAGAGGGCAATTTGACTGCAGAGGCAGTGAAAGCCCCTCCTTGGTTTCACACTCTTCTTGATTACAGGAATCAAAGAAACACTAACTCTGTTAAGCTCACATCTGCTGATGGATCCCTGAGACCTCCAGCGCTATCTGCATCTCATTCTCGTGTAATTGATAACCTGGATGCAGCACGTAATGACAGCAGTGACAAACAGTCTCAAGGCAAGGAAACCACAAACCCGAGAAGAGACCTGTATGGCTTGGGCACAGTGCAATCCATCTTTCAGAATGCTACAGCAGAAGATTCACCGAGAGGAAGCACAATAACAAACTTGTGTTTGACCTGCCTGAAAGATCAAAGGCCAAGCTCCACCGGGAAAGCTGCACTGTCAACTCATGGCTCCCCTGACAACAGTAAACTTACAGCCTCATTAACCAGTTTATATCAACAGTCAGCTCGAGTGCAAGAAGAAATGTTAAACAGAGACGTCAGTCATGCAAACCTCACCAAGCACTCCAGTTTCAGCGAGGGAGGAAGTTTACCTTACGATCAgactttcctttctttttccttcagtaaCACTCAGAGTCATACTCAAAGCGTTTTGAATGATtccccaaacatttttttttcatcagctCCAGAAGCGGTTGCGTTTCACACACGACCTCTTGCTGAGGTGTCGtcagaaacaaaagaagacaCCAAGAAGCAATTGAGGCATACCTATCCTAGTGAAGCTTCTGTCAAAGAGAGACCCGTCTCAACATCTACAACATTTTCTCACTCATCAAAATCCTTTTATATTGCAAGGAAACCAGTAGAAAGTGGAGAAAAAGAGCTGTATGAAAAAAAAGTAAGCACTGGGGTCCCGCAGTCAGACCTGATATATTTCAGTAAGAATAACAAAACAGCTTCCCACAGTGTCTCAACAAACTTAAAAAGTTTCATTCAAAGACAGTCTTTGGACATCAGCAGTGGGCCGGTAAGCAATATGCCTGTTATTAGTTCAGCTCCCCACAGCACTCACATAAGTGTTCTTACAGAGGGTAGTGATCACAGCACTGCATCTCATCCAGCAGTAAGAATGAGCTCGATTGAAGCTCACAGTGCAGCAACACCCTTCAGCGGGAGTAGGCCAACCGCTTTGCCAGTCGAAAATCCTGAGTCTCACTTTCAGACAGGAAGAGTGGATTCTTTGATCTCTCTTCTGAGACTCCAAACACCAGCTAAACCAAGCTTTCAGACCAAAGGACCCATACTGACATTATTACCAAAGGATTCTGCCATAAAGCTTGCATCTGCAACCACAAAGACACACTTGACAGATAAACAAGATCCTCTGACATTTAACGCTGTACACAGCATTGTTAAACATTCTTCTGTTGATCCCCCAGGGCCAATGAATAAACCAGTTATAAGAGAACCACAAACTACAACCACCGCAACAACAGAAGTTTTGCCCAGGAAGTTGTTTCTCTCAGAGTTGAGTCAGGACTTTGGTGATGACATGCCCGTGTTGACACTACCAACACTATCAAGCAAATCTCTTTCTGAGAAACTGACAATAAGTAAATTTTCAGGGACTCAGTCTAAACTCATCCAGGTAGGAACTTATGATGTAGCTAGAGGGAAGAATGTAGCATCAACTCGTCAGTCTTATTCAACATATAGTGGGGATTTAATCAGAGAGTCACTAAGAGATAATGATACAAAATCAAGAGATGAAAATGAACAGGTGTTGTATGCAGTTGTAGAAAATGGGAACAAGACAGAAAACGATGAGGAGATGAACGCAATAATAAAGTTGCaggaaggagagaaaaacaggaaagacaCAACTTTGAACTATCAAAGAGAAAAATTTAAAGAGAgcagagaagaagaacaagaaaaaataatcaaTACCAGAGCTAAGACAAATCAAAATGTAGACAGGGAAGGGGAAGAAATGGCAGCGCAAACCGCCAACATGAGTAGGGAAAAAGGTGAAATGACCAATGGAGAGGAGGGTGTAACCTTGAGACAAAACCTGGATCAAAGCAAAGGGCAAATCAGTGATGAAGAAGGAGCTGAAAGAGACAGTGTGACTAAAATATATGAAGAGAATTTCCTAAAAGTTGCAGCTGAAAAGCAGAGTGAGTCTTTAAAAAGGGAAGAAGCAGAGGATAGAAGTGAGAAAACGCCAGAGGGGAAAGAAGACAATAAATGTGTTGGGGAAACTGGGAAAAAGGACATGACAAATGTTCCCTTTGGACCCCCTACTATTTCGAAAGAATTTAACAGAGATAAAGAACACATTGTTGAGAACCTGTCTCCCTGCCCCAGTTTGATTAAACAGCTGGGAACCACTGAGAACAAGGGCATTCATCTGGGAGAAAATGCTACAGCAATTGTGGAAATCACAAATAAATCATTTACCTATAAAGTGACAAAAAATCACAGAACAACAAGTCAGAGCCCCATCCAATCGAAAACAACATCTCTTCCCAAAGAGCCATACACACAGACTAGATCTCATCTCTCTCCCCCCAAGGACGTTTTTCCAAAACATGAAGTTACGTCATCACTCGCTAAAGAAAGTGCCCGGAACGAAGTTGTTGAAGCTACATTTGGACATCACACTTTAAAGTTTGGGGACGTATTAAAGCCATCGGTTTCCCCAAACAGCAGTGCAGCTAAATTCACTCACCCTTTACTAAAGACTATCAGCAATATGTTGTCACTCACCACCCATCGATTGACAACCGCAGCTGGATTCCCGAGAGCTGAGCCCCACTTTACAGTAAATAGTTCTACTCCCAATATATCAATTATTTACGACATCCCAGATCAGACGCATAACTTTAGTGCTTCAGTTTCAAAGGCCAATTCAATTTTACATACCGCAAATGAGAGCGAGCAAGCAGAATACATTATAGCATCAGTGAATCCCGGTCCACACCAGAAGATGTATAATCACTCATCTACTAGGCCACCCACGGCCACAGCCTTGTCATCCGAGGCCCACATCTCCATAGGCCAGTTGCAGCCTCGCCAAGCGCAGCCTGTCCCTCAGATCAGCgagtcctcctcctccccctcttttGAC comes from Astatotilapia calliptera chromosome 14, fAstCal1.2, whole genome shotgun sequence and encodes:
- the LOC113036652 gene encoding uncharacterized protein LOC113036652, whose protein sequence is MPTKKTHQHTAMALTAKFPEAVLLDTRLTKPYKKSLITKASALISLPSSKHFVSRNGNSSLILKREPSAMRIDTESEKLLISNYEKISSSSAQSAIELMMNDTSDPEGNLTAEAVKAPPWFHTLLDYRNQRNTNSVKLTSADGSLRPPALSASHSRVIDNLDAARNDSSDKQSQGKETTNPRRDLYGLGTVQSIFQNATAEDSPRGSTITNLCLTCLKDQRPSSTGKAALSTHGSPDNSKLTASLTSLYQQSARVQEEMLNRDVSHANLTKHSSFSEGGSLPYDQTFLSFSFSNTQSHTQSVLNDSPNIFFSSAPEAVAFHTRPLAEVSSETKEDTKKQLRHTYPSEASVKERPVSTSTTFSHSSKSFYIARKPVESGEKELYEKKVSTGVPQSDLIYFSKNNKTASHSVSTNLKSFIQRQSLDISSGPVSNMPVISSAPHSTHISVLTEGSDHSTASHPAVRMSSIEAHSAATPFSGSRPTALPVENPESHFQTGRVDSLISLLRLQTPAKPSFQTKGPILTLLPKDSAIKLASATTKTHLTDKQDPLTFNAVHSIVKHSSVDPPGPMNKPVIREPQTTTTATTEVLPRKLFLSELSQDFGDDMPVLTLPTLSSKSLSEKLTISKFSGTQSKLIQVGTYDVARGKNVASTRQSYSTYSGDLIRESLRDNDTKSRDENEQVLYAVVENGNKTENDEEMNAIIKLQEGEKNRKDTTLNYQREKFKESREEEQEKIINTRAKTNQNVDREGEEMAAQTANMSREKGEMTNGEEGVTLRQNLDQSKGQISDEEGAERDSVTKIYEENFLKVAAEKQSESLKREEAEDRSEKTPEGKEDNKCVGETGKKDMTNVPFGPPTISKEFNRDKEHIVENLSPCPSLIKQLGTTENKGIHLGENATAIVEITNKSFTYKVTKNHRTTSQSPIQSKTTSLPKEPYTQTRSHLSPPKDVFPKHEVTSSLAKESARNEVVEATFGHHTLKFGDVLKPSVSPNSSAAKFTHPLLKTISNMLSLTTHRLTTAAGFPRAEPHFTVNSSTPNISIIYDIPDQTHNFSASVSKANSILHTANESEQAEYIIASVNPGPHQKMYNHSSTRPPTATALSSEAHISIGQLQPRQAQPVPQISESSSSPSFDMTSGQPCSFKLSEQTAHPDALHTSVDGNEQRSVHTLTASSSPKAENDQFPHTNMSPLLNLSLFGGDILPGTYRLTGLTGSAVSPVLLNLLRANSNTQHANGESDRVKSLLGTADETNQIKENDNARTMVTLKVKHLELVTEQISEMRLEKNSLPFITPMTGSNKDNIDELNSLSIMQADKPAMKMIHENDLISVNGENEANSTVTVPIKSVMLAVHAGPRTEQAMDDNFVYDFGTPAFSTHVAPSGTSPDVESEGWPEMPKIQHDDVTKMSVSDVKHHAEKTPGKQNNSVSNSALPAAHITFRNDIIILSKSTHQTDDQLITSSFQMITAVTDDSVSLAPTPTIGGVTVSKEDHESLLMASESVPVVENSSRAAAEHIEHSNRHTESLSLIGRPITPTTGKPNPAVKRQHTTETHSAELPEDKISVRTIEQSQHAAPAVFVITHNINDPEKDIQRDLLQTSHRAEGLHGPTSTMLRKMEYSLIKDIKTALTTKSAFEAKQSLLEKISAAYTQDRTEQPDRQTSHEKTSISQLISGFMADSAPTTRISPTDIINKSSCRTIGCARSTKTTETTTGPGEIDHSQKMYKTQGAVTERDHFRDEDTAGAKPENGNCSSDCLVAGKATPQAADLEYATLSAFISIGESDRGVDETMSEKARSVAAKAVHLERHWTPERPHFVRKTTQRRFHRETSKAQEVPAKEVTLSEPEAALLQTKIKATELTVLSEKNTKTQLNRGAGNVEVLEAQNATRLVSAAAKEESGRSLLLPESESELPKLKRRGRTSSHLYLSGITEVSEDLCGSGNYTAEMSLDLGRGVEPGDAVPAQGNLRVVINLKTNNSQINLGVTSCCLSPTIQPDLANSTCCLFSRLAAEPAGITLLPTALSTSASFTISLFQMINYSVVYLHCDLSVCLRNHSDCERQCLQKRRALPSEGSQTFATNLKNRISFGPMLKQVKNSTFPEEIEPSELDLALVIVSLVVGSSLVTVMLLLVWLAYRKRGDWLLRSAAPPRACCGCLHPGGDLILP